The Sporichthyaceae bacterium genome segment GATCCACGGTGTTGGTCACCGAGGCCGGATGAACCATCAACCGCTCCCCGATCTTGCCCATCGGGAGTTCGCCGAGCCGGGTGAACGCCAGCAGGCGCAGCGCCTCGAAGCTGGCGAAGGTCAGTCCGAAGGGACGCAGCACACGTTCGATCTCAGCCAGCAGCATTTGCTGGACCCGCATGACCGAGGTGACGGCCGCCATCCGGTCGGCCTGCTCGGGCCACTTCTCCTGCCAGCGCCGGTGCGCCTCGGCGATCGGGTCGAAGGGGAGCCTGGGCACACTCGCAACCGTATCGGTGTCGACCCAGGAGAAAGCTCTCCTGGCGAGGAGTCGTCAGATGGCTGAAGCGCAGCTCCATGTCCCGTCCCGGCCCATCCGCTTCGTCACCGCGGCCAGCCTGTTCGACGGGCACGACGCCTCGATCAACATCATGCGGCGACTGTTGCAGGCCCAAGGCGCCGAGGTGATCCACCTCGGGCACAACCGCTCGGTCGACGAGGTGGTGACCGCGGCGATCCAGGAGGACGTCGACGGGATCGCGATCAGCTCGTACCAGGGCGGCCACGTCGAGTACTTCTCCTACCTGGTCGACCTGCTCGCCGAGCGCGGCGCCACGCAGATCAAGGTCTTCGGCGGCGGCGGCGGCGTGATCGTTCCGGAGGAGATCGCGCTGCTGTCTGAACGCGGCGTGCGGATCTTCTCCCCGGAGGACGGTCAGCGGTACGGACTCGAGCGCATGGTCAACCTGATGATCGAGGCGTGCGACACGCCCCGCCCGACTGACGTGGAGTCAGATGCCTTGCTGGCAGGGGAAATCGGCGCACTGGCGCGCACGATCAGCCTGATCGAGGCCGACGAGTTGCCGGCTTCCGTCCACACGGCGATGACCGCTGCGGCCGCGGGCCGCACCGCTCCGGTCCTCGGCATCACGGGCACCGGCGGGTCCGGGAAGTCCTCGCTGACCGACGAACTGGTCCGCCGGATCCGGCTGGACCAGCAGGACAAGCTGCGCGTCGCAGTGATTGCGGTGGACCCGACGCGGCGCCGCGGCGGCGGTGCGCTGCTCGGCGACCGCATCCGGATGAACGGCATCGAGGCCGCCGCGAGCGGGACCGGCGTGTATTTCCGGTCGCTGGCCACCCGCGGCGCCCGCGAGCTGCCGGACCACCTGACCGGCGTGATCGCCGCGGTCCGCGCTGCCGGGTACGACATCGTGATCGTCGAGACCCCGGGCATCGGGCAGGGCGACGCGGCGGTGGTCCCGTTCGTCGACACCTCGCTCTACGTGATGACGCCGGAGTTCGGCGCGGCCAGCCAGCTCGAGAAGATCGACATGCTCGACTTCGCCGACGTGGTGGCCATAAACAAGTTCGAGCGCCGCGGCGCCGAGGACGCCCGGCGCGACGTCGCGCGGCAGATGGCCCGCAACCGCACCGGTAGCAGCGGGGCCGCCGAGTCGATGCCGGTGTTCGGCACCTCGGCCGCGCGGTTCAACGACGACGGCGTCACCGCGCTGTACCAGCAGATCCGCACGCTGCTCACCGAGCACGGCGCCGCGTTCGGTCCCGGACGTCTGGAACACACCGACGTCCGGGCCTCCAGCTCGCTGGCCACCGTGCTGCCCCCGGCCCGGGTGCGTTACCTGTCCGAGGTCGCCGACACCGTGCGGGACTACCACCGCGACACCGCGACCGAGGTAGCGGTTGCGCGTCGCGCCCAGCAGTTGCGGGTGTCCCGCGAGCTCGTCGCCGAACGCGGTGGCGAGACGGGCACGCTCGACGAACTGGCCGCCGAGGCGGCCGCGGAGCTGCCCGCGGCCTCCCGCAAGGCGCTGGACCAATGGCCGGACACCGTTGCCACCTACTCCGGCGACGAGCACGTGACGAAGGTCCGCGACAACGAGATCCACACGGCGCTGTGGCGCGAATCGCTGTCCGGCAGCCGGATCCCGCGAGTGTCCCTGCCCCGTCATGTCGACGAGGGCGAGCTGTTGCGCTTCCTGCGCAACGAGAACCTGCCCGGCTACTTCCCTTACACAGCAGGGGTTTTCCCGTTCAAGCGGGACGGCGAGGACCCGGCCCGGATGTTCGCCGGCGAGGGCGACGCGTTCCGCACCAACCGCCGGTTCCACCTGCTCGCCGAAGGTCCGGGAGGCACGCGGTTGTCCACCGCGTTCGACTCGGTCACCCTGTACGGCCGCGACCCCGACCCGCGCCCGGACATCTACGGCAAGGTCGGTACCTCCGGGGTCTCGATCGCGACGCTGGATGACATGAAGGCCCTCTACACCGGCTTTGACCTGTGCTCGCCGAGCACCTCGGTGTCGATGACGATCAACGGGCCGGCCCCGACCATTCTCGCGTTCTTCCTGAACACCGCGATCGATACGGAACTGGAGAAGCTGGCCGCCGAACTCGGCCGCGAGCCCACCGCCGAGGAGGCCGCGGCCAAGCGCGCCTGGGTGTTGGCCAACGTCCGCGGCACGGTGCAGGCCGACATCCTCAAGGAGGACCAGGGCCAGAACACCTGCCTGTTCTCCACCGAGTTCAGCCTGAAGATGATGGGCGACATCCAGGAGTGGTTCATCCAGAACCGGGTGCGCAACTTCTACTCGGTCTCCATCTCCGGCTACCACATTGCCGAGGCCGGGGCGAACCCCATCTCGCAGCTGGCGTTCACGCTGTCCAACGGGTTCACCTACGTGGAGAGCTATCTGTCGCGCGGCATGAAGATCGACGACTTCGCGCCGAACCTGTCCTTCTTCTTCTCCAACGGCATGGACCCGGAGTACTCGGTGCTGGGCCGGGTGGCCCGCCGCATCTGGGCCGTGGCCATGCGCGACAAGTACGGCGCCAACGACCGGTCGCAGAAGCTCAAGTACCACGTGCAGACCTCGGGCCGGTCGTTGCACGCGCAGGAGATGGACTTCAACGACATCCGCACGACACTGCAGGCGCTGATCGCCCTCTACGACAACTGCAACTCGCTGCACACCAACGCCTATGACGAGGCGGTCACCACCCCGTCCGCGGAGTCGGTGCGCCGGGCGCTGGCGATTCAGCTGATCATCAACCGGGAGTGGGGGCTGTCGATGAACGAGAACCCCTTGCAGGGCAGCTACATCATCGACGACCTCACCGATCTGGTGGAGCAGGCCGTGCTCGCCGAGTTCGACCGGATCACCGAACGCGGCGGCGTGCTGGGCGCGATGGAGACGGGCTACCAGCGCGGCCGGATCCAGGACGAGTCGATGCTCTACGAGCACCGCAAGCACGACGGCTCGCTGCCGATCGTCGGGGTCAACACGTTCCTGAACCCGGACGCCCACGGTGCTGTCGCCGACCTGGAACTGGCCCGCGGCACCGAGTCGGAGAAGCAGTCGCAGCTGTCCCGACTGCACGATTTCCAATCCCGCAACGCAGCCCCGGCCGATCAGGCCCTGCACCGATTGCAGCAGGCGGCGATGGCCGGCGAGAATGTCTTCGCCGTGCTCATGGAGGCCGCGCGGGTGTGCTCACTCGGTCAGATAACCGAGGCATTCTTCGAGGTCGGTGGGCAGTACCGCCGCAACGTCTGATGCAACTGATCGGCGGCCGGAGGTTGTGCGATCACCACAGGACAATTCGCCCGGGGACGTGCTTGACTGCACCCTACCGGCCAGTACGGAGGCTTGCATGATTGAGGTTCGCCCATGAGTGAAATCCGCAGGGTCGGCGTGGTCGGGTGCGGCCTGATGGGCTCCGGCATCGCCGAGGTGTGCGCGCGGTCGGGCCTCGACGTGACCATCACCGAGGTCAACGAGGACGCCCTGGCCGCGGGTCGCGGGCGGATCACGAAGTCGTTGGACCGGGCCCTGGCGAAGGGCAAGCTTGACGCCGACGCGCACGCGGCCACGTTGGGCCGGCTGCGCTTCACCGGCGACATCGGCGATTTCGCCGACGTCGACATCGCGATCGAGGCCGTCGCCGAGGTCGAGCAGATCAAGGTCGACATCTTTCGCGCGCTGGACAAGACCATCGTGAACCCGCGGGCGATCCTGGCGTCGAACACCTCCTCGATCCCGATCATGAAGCTGGGCATGGCCACCGGCCGCCCGGAGATGGTCATCGGGATCCACTTCTTCAACCCGGTGCCGGTGCTCAAGCTCGTCGAACTCGTGTCCTCGCTGCTGACCGGTCCGGAGACCGCGGCCCGGGCCGCCGATTTCGCCACCGCGACCCTGGGCAAGCAGTGCGTCCGCAGCCAGGACCGCGCCGGGTTCATCGTCAACGCGCTGCTGATCCCGTACATCCTGTCGGCGATCCGCATGATGGACTCCGGGTTCGCCTCGGCCGACGACATCGACCACGGCATGGTGCTCGGGTGCGCCCACCCCATGGGTCCGCTGGCACTGGCCGACCTGATCGGCCTGGACACGATCAAGGCGATCGCCGAGTCGATGTACGAGGAGTTCAAGGAGCCCCTGTACTTCGCGCCGCCGTTGTTGCTGCGCATGGTCGACGCCGGCCTGCTCGGGAAGAAGAGCGGTCGCGGTTTCCACAGTTACTAACCGGGCGCATTCCTACTAGTACTGACCCGAGGACGTGGCACACCATGGCCGGATACAAGGGCAACAAGGACTTCGCCGCCTGCACGCTGCCGCAGGATTACGAGGACCTGCGGGCGTCGGTCCGCGCGCTCGCGGAGGAGCAGATCGCCCCGCACGCGCACGACGTCGACGACCAGGGCCGCTTCCCCAAG includes the following:
- a CDS encoding 3-hydroxybutyryl-CoA dehydrogenase; the encoded protein is MSEIRRVGVVGCGLMGSGIAEVCARSGLDVTITEVNEDALAAGRGRITKSLDRALAKGKLDADAHAATLGRLRFTGDIGDFADVDIAIEAVAEVEQIKVDIFRALDKTIVNPRAILASNTSSIPIMKLGMATGRPEMVIGIHFFNPVPVLKLVELVSSLLTGPETAARAADFATATLGKQCVRSQDRAGFIVNALLIPYILSAIRMMDSGFASADDIDHGMVLGCAHPMGPLALADLIGLDTIKAIAESMYEEFKEPLYFAPPLLLRMVDAGLLGKKSGRGFHSY
- the icmF gene encoding fused isobutyryl-CoA mutase/GTPase IcmF — protein: MAEAQLHVPSRPIRFVTAASLFDGHDASINIMRRLLQAQGAEVIHLGHNRSVDEVVTAAIQEDVDGIAISSYQGGHVEYFSYLVDLLAERGATQIKVFGGGGGVIVPEEIALLSERGVRIFSPEDGQRYGLERMVNLMIEACDTPRPTDVESDALLAGEIGALARTISLIEADELPASVHTAMTAAAAGRTAPVLGITGTGGSGKSSLTDELVRRIRLDQQDKLRVAVIAVDPTRRRGGGALLGDRIRMNGIEAAASGTGVYFRSLATRGARELPDHLTGVIAAVRAAGYDIVIVETPGIGQGDAAVVPFVDTSLYVMTPEFGAASQLEKIDMLDFADVVAINKFERRGAEDARRDVARQMARNRTGSSGAAESMPVFGTSAARFNDDGVTALYQQIRTLLTEHGAAFGPGRLEHTDVRASSSLATVLPPARVRYLSEVADTVRDYHRDTATEVAVARRAQQLRVSRELVAERGGETGTLDELAAEAAAELPAASRKALDQWPDTVATYSGDEHVTKVRDNEIHTALWRESLSGSRIPRVSLPRHVDEGELLRFLRNENLPGYFPYTAGVFPFKRDGEDPARMFAGEGDAFRTNRRFHLLAEGPGGTRLSTAFDSVTLYGRDPDPRPDIYGKVGTSGVSIATLDDMKALYTGFDLCSPSTSVSMTINGPAPTILAFFLNTAIDTELEKLAAELGREPTAEEAAAKRAWVLANVRGTVQADILKEDQGQNTCLFSTEFSLKMMGDIQEWFIQNRVRNFYSVSISGYHIAEAGANPISQLAFTLSNGFTYVESYLSRGMKIDDFAPNLSFFFSNGMDPEYSVLGRVARRIWAVAMRDKYGANDRSQKLKYHVQTSGRSLHAQEMDFNDIRTTLQALIALYDNCNSLHTNAYDEAVTTPSAESVRRALAIQLIINREWGLSMNENPLQGSYIIDDLTDLVEQAVLAEFDRITERGGVLGAMETGYQRGRIQDESMLYEHRKHDGSLPIVGVNTFLNPDAHGAVADLELARGTESEKQSQLSRLHDFQSRNAAPADQALHRLQQAAMAGENVFAVLMEAARVCSLGQITEAFFEVGGQYRRNV
- a CDS encoding MarR family transcriptional regulator produces the protein MPRLPFDPIAEAHRRWQEKWPEQADRMAAVTSVMRVQQMLLAEIERVLRPFGLTFASFEALRLLAFTRLGELPMGKIGERLMVHPASVTNTVDRLEARGLVRRRPASDDRRRILAELTPDGRELVDAATTALNAAEFALAGMDEQAAAGLTALLRAVRLAGGDFDPAAHDPWAPDG